The Gloeobacter morelensis MG652769 genome contains the following window.
GCACCGCATCGTGGCACTGACCACCATCAAGGCCAACGAGCATTGCTGGAAGGAAGTCGGCCAATCGCTCGTCGAGCTGGTGGAGATAACCGTACACAATCTCCGGCCTCGCAACTCCCAGCCTCCCGAGGAATTGTTCAAAACTGGGGGCCAGATCTTCGAATCCGGCGGCGGCACAGCGGCGCAGCATGTCGAGCCATTGGGCGGCATTGTCCGGGTTGACCTCTGCTACCAGGTCTTCGACGCGGCGCTTGCGATAGTCTCCCTGGCCACCGTATTCGAAATTGGGGTCTTCCCATGCCGGCGCAAAAACCGACTTGTACCCGACTAGAACCTTGTAGATCTCGAAACTGTCGTCACTATTGACGCGATCACTGTATTCCAAGATGGCATCCCTGAGCTCCTCTTGCGCTGCAGCAAGATCATTGTCTGAAGCAGCACCAGCGACGGGGGGACTACTGCGGCGATACAGCCATAGCAGGTCGTGCTCGAGATCCTGCTGCAACTTATAGCTCAGCTCGGACGCGATCTCGGTGTAGAACTGAACAACCGTCAGACTGTCGCGGAGCACAAGCAGCTTCAGATCCTTCGAACCTTCGCCGGCGTCGGCAATCTTCGTCGCAGCGGTCATTGCCTGGATGATAATTAGCCTCTCCGCATCGGTTTCCGCTGTGCCAAACATCGATTTGAGAATATTGATGGCACTTGTACGCGTGCGTTCCAGCAGTTCATCGACACCAACAGCGGCTTGATAAGTCGTGACGCGGTCGAACCCACTTTCATAGCCGTGGATTTCAGAGCGCAGCACGTTGTGCAACATGGCGATGAGCACGGGTCGCGCAGGGGCGGCCGCCACCAGACTCAGGCTCTCCTGACTTCAGTGTGAAGGGGAGCCTTTTCCCGTAAAGCAGGCCAGCAGACGCAGACGCAGGTTCTCAAAGTTTGTAAAGCCGTAACCTTGACGCTTAATCAACTTGATTCGATTGTTGATTCCCTCCATTACACCGCTACTCGAACGACTGATAAAATAGTTGCAGATCCCCTCGAAATGCTCACTAATCGTCTGCACCACCTTCCCATAGACCTTGCGAACTTTCAGCAGCCATGCTTCCAAGTTCCGCTGTCCTTCTTCCACTGTCTGACTCTCTTCATAAATTAACCGAAATTCTTCTTTGTATTCGTAGGCCTGACGCAAACGCTTGTCCCGCTGCAGAGCGGCCTCCAACTTCTCACTCTCCTCGACACTCAAGTCCTTGCCATTCTTCAGCAAACAGCACTGCTCCTTGCGTTTGCCAATGCCACACTGACGGGCAATCTTTTTGACCTCGGACACAACCATCCGCATCACGTGAAATCGGTCGTAGACAATCACGGCATTCGGAAACACTTGCTGCACAACCTTCGTAAATCCTCCCCACATGTCTATGCTCACTTCCTCGACCGCTTCACGCACCGAGGATGCTTGCCTTGACAGGTTTTCGATGATCTCCTTCTGTTTATGGCTGTCCACCACTTCCAGCAGTTCGCCCGTCTCAATATTGCTGACGACCGTCTTGAAATCGTGACCTCGCCGCATGCCGAACTCATCGATGCTTATGCGTACCACTGCGTCCCAGTCTTTTTTTTGACTGTGCCGCCACATGCTCAAATATGCCGCGCACTTCCTCCGGGCTGATCCCTTCTTCGCGGGCAATCTGTTCGAGGCTTGAGTGTTGTACCCGTTCATAAACATCCTGCTCAAAACGTCGAGTATGTCGCCGCCGCCAATCGACAAACTCCAATTGCTCGGTGGCGTAGCGTTGGCAATCTGGACAGTGAAATTGACGGCGGGGGATTTGTAGATGGACGGGTCGTTTGAGAATAGCCAAGTCGCGAATGATTACTTTTGGTGCTTGATGGACACGGTCAATGAACCGTCCACAACCAGGGCAACGCATGCCGTCACTGAGAGGGCGCAACTGCAACAGCCACCCCTTGTCGGTCTTGGAGTAGGATTCGACGTAGATGTTCGGTAGTTCGAGGAGTTCGGTGATTTCGAGGCCCATTGGCAGAATGTATAGCTGCACACATTCTACACACTCGTTTCAGGAGACCCCAGACTCATCGACCGGATCTTCTCGACGAGGCGGTACTGAACTTGGGATCCGACCTGCTTCCAGACCCACCAGTTATGTTCTGCGAGATGCTTAGCCGATTCAAGCCAGCGATGACGTTCCCACTCACTCAAGACTCCTGGATAGAGGTTGCATATGGCATCGAAAGTGGCCTCAACATCGTGGTACCGTAGCTTGTCGATGATGTCGGCGGCGACATCGGTGATCTGCTCGACCGTGCGCCCGGGCAGATCGCCAAACGGCGTTTCTATGGGCCGCGTTGGCGTCGTTCTAGCTTGCTTGACCGCCTCGACGACAGCGCTGCGAATGTCAGCCTGGACGCCGGCTATATCGTCGTAGTAAGGGAGGACGTACTCGGCGAAGCGCTCGATGAGTTCATGACGTGCGTTGTTGTCCTCGCAATCGACGAGCGCCGGTAAGGCGCCACGAGCAAACAATTCCTTGCCACTCGACAGCCGCTCGAAGTCGGCAAGCACCTTCTGAAACTCATAGCCTGCGGGCAGCAGATAATCGCGCATGATAGCTTTCATTCGCTTCTCGATCGCCTGCATAAGGCGGCTGCCGAATTTGCCATTAAGTTCTGGCTTTTTGTAGATCGTGTCGTGAGCCATCTCCGACCATGCATGGTTCAGCGTGGTCTGCACCTGCACCTCGCACCACATATCGGCGAAGCGGCTGTATTCGGCGAGAGCGGTGCGCTGCGGTTTGAGTTTTACGACGTAATTGTTCGAAATAAAGTGTTCGCTGGCGGAGCTGGCGTCACCGCGCGGATGATGGATCTTGGTGCGATCCCAGTCGATTTCGAAATTTTCTCTGACGATGTCCGACGACAGAAAGCGAGAGACATCGGAATTGGTGTAAAACACGAGCCGACAGCCAGCGAGATCCTTGACATCAGTCTCAAGACTTTCGGTTTCCAGCTTCCCGTCTTTGATGAGCTTCTTCCTCAGCGACTCAGGCTCCTTGGCGCGGTGCTGGACTTGCTGCAGGCGCAGACCGGGCAGGGCGAGTATGGTTGCATGGAGAATATTGACCACGGTCTGTGCAAGATCGGCATAGTCGGCGCGCTTCTTCACGTAGGTCTCAAAGTTCATACTCGACCGCACCAGGTTGCAAAAGGGAGCTTGACACTACCAGTAAAGCAGGCACGCTGACCATTATTTAGGATTAACGAGAAAGCACAGCAGATTTTGATCTTTGGCTCGCTCCAAAGTCGATCGCCGCATCCGCCTTTAGACAAATGCAGTCGCCGCCGGGTATCGGACTGGCGAGTACTCCGTGGGACACACGGTGGAAGCCTGTGGAGCGAACGTCAGACCCGAAGGAGCAGGTTCTGGAGGGCACTTGCATCGAAGCAGGAACTCCCAATCGTGAGGTTTGGGAATCTGCCCACTTCAGGGGGCGAAGGATGTCAACCCGACCAAGGCTACAAAGTTCAAGGACTGTCCGGGTCAATCCCTGCGGCCCGCAGCTTTTCAGCAAGGTCCGCGGCCCGTTGTTCAGCTTGCAGGAGTTTATCGGCTGCCTGACACAGTGCGGCGACAAGCTCCAAGGAGATGGGCAACTTCCAACCGTTGTCTATCCGGTAGAAACCGATGAGCTTTTCCTCCGCCTGCAACCTGAGACCCAGGACAGCACTGGAGGAATCGGCGATCGGTGTGTACCGATTAACCGGCTCCCCTTCCTCCTGCACCGTCTGCAATCGGTACCCCTGCAACTTCCCCTCAACCCATTCACCCCGCCAGGGAGTGCAAGGCTGCTTCCCGCCCTTAATACCCGGCGCGCTTGTCCCTTAGAAAAAGGGCAGTCGCTCTCGGCATCACCAGATGGAAGAATCGCGCGCCCAGGGACAGCCGGAAGCGGCGGCCACCGCCGACCGCAACGGCGAAGCAAAGACGGTCTTTGTCGGGCACCGCACCCTTGCTGCTCCCGCGCAGGTGCTGGGCATCCTGGCGGGCGGCAAACCCTGCGCCGAGGCGGGGGCGGGGGCCGAGGTGGTGGTGGTGCTCAGCCACAGCCCTTTTCTCGCCGAGGGCAGCGGCCAGGCCTGCGACCAGGGGGTGCTCGCGGCCGAAAATCTGGTCGTGGCCGTCGAAGCGGTGCGCAGACAGGGTGCCGTCTACCTGCACAAAGGCAAAGTGCAGCGCGGCGAACTGAAAGTCGGCGCGACCGTCCAGGCACAGGTGAACGCCGTTCGCCGCCGGTTGGTGCAGACGCACCACAGCGCCATCCACCTGCTGCATGCCGCCCTGCGCCGGGTACTGGGGGCCGAAATCGAGCAGCGCGGAGCGCTTGCAGGCCCCGACCGTTTGCGCTTCGAGTTTGCGACCCCCCGGCCCCTGGGCGAGCAGGAGGTGGCCCGCGTCGAGCAGGTGGTCAACCTCTGGGTGCTGGAAGGCCACCCTCTGGGGGTGGAGACGATGCCCGCCGAAAAAGCGCGGCAAATCGGGGCCTTACCCTTTCCAGGGGAGCGCTACGGCGAACAGGTGCGCGTCGTCGGCGCCCCGGAGATTGGTTTCGAGCTGTGTGGCGGCACCCACGTCTCCAACACTGTCGAAATCGGGCCATTCAAGATCGTCGGCGAAAGCGAGCCGGAGGCGGGTGTACGGCGCATCGAGGCGGTGGCGGGGCTCGCCGTGCTTGATTATCTGCGCGCCCACGAACAGATCACCCGCGTCCTGAGCACCCAATTTCAAGCCCCCCTCGCCCAGTTGCCCGAGCGGCTGGGGGCCGTACTTTCCCAGGCGCAGCGGGCGATCTCTCAGGTCGAGGGCCTCAAAGTCGCCCTGGCGCTTGCCCGCTGCGAAGCCTGCCTGGGCGAAGTCGAGCAGTACGGCCAGTACCGGGTGCTGGTGGCCGATCTGGGCGACACCGAACCCGCAGCACTGGCGGCGGCGGCCGAAGGGACGCTGAGCAAGCTGAGCGAAGGAACGGTGGTGCTGGGATCTACTCCTGGGGCGGACGCGGTGGCGTTCGCCGTGGCTTTTAGCCCAAAGGCGGTGGGCCTCGGTCTCAATGCCGGCCAGTTTGCCGCCGCCCTCGCCCAACTGACCGGCGGCGGCGACACCCAGGGTAACGCCCAAATCGCCCAGGCTGGAGGGCGGCAGCCCACCAGACTCAAAGCGGCGCTGGATCTGGCCTTTGCGAAGCTCTACGACACGTTCAACGACACATAAGGGCCGGAAAATCTCGCTTCACCACCGCTTCCGGGGCATGGATGTTTTTTTACAATGGTGGGGTAGCTTGCCAGTGCCTCCGCCATGCCGACCGTCCTGAGTGGAAATGCGATCCGCGAGAAGTTCCTGCAGTTTTTTGAGAGCAAGCAGCATCGGCGTTTGCCGAGCGCCTCGCTGGTGCCGGACGACCCGACGGTGCTCCTGACGATCGCGGGCATGCTGCCGTTTAAGCCGGTGTTCATGGGCAAGCGCGAGCGGCCCGCCCCGCGCGTCACCACCTCCCAAAAGTGCGTGCGCACCAACGACATCGAGAACGTCGGCCGCACCGCCCGCCACCATACCTTCTTCGAGATGCTGGGCAACTTTTCGTTCGGCGACTACTTCAAGCGCGAGGCGATCGGCTGGGCGTGGGAACTGGTCACCGGCGTCTTCGAGTTGCCCCCCGAAAGACTCTGGGTAAGCGTGTACGAGGAGGACGAGGAAGCCTTTGACCTCTGGCAGGAGGTGGCCGGTCTGCCGCCCGTGCGCGTGCGCATGATGGGCGCCGATTCCAATTTTTGGGAATCCGGTCCCACCGGACCCTGTGGGCCGTGCTCGGAGATTTACTACGACTTTCACCCCGAGCGGGGCGAAGGGGAGATCGATCTCGACGACGACAGCCGCTTTCTGGAGATCTACAATCTGGTCTTCATGCAGCTCAACCGCGACAGCGAGGGCACCTTCAGCGAACTGCCGCGCAAGAACATCGACACCGGGCTGGGCCTGGAGCGCATGGCCCAGGTGCTCCAGGGCGTCCCCAACAACTACGAGACCGACCTGGTCTTCCCGATTATCCGCAAGGCCGAAGCGCTGAGTGGTCTCGATTACTTCAAAGCAGGGGACGAGCAAAAAATTTCGTTTAAAATTATCGGCGACCACACCCGCGCGGCAGTGCATCTAGTGGCCGACGGGGTGCTGCCCGGCAACCTCGGGCGCGGCTATATCCTCCGTCGGCTCATCCGCCGGATGGTTCGCCACGGGCGGATGCTGGGCATTGCAGGCAGCTTCCTGCCCCAGATGGCGACGGTGGCCGTCGAGTTGATGGGCGGGGCCTACCCGAATCTGCTCGAAAGCCGCGAAGTGATCCTGACCCGGCTTGCCAGCGAAGAAAGCCAGTTTCTGCAGACTTTGGAGACCGGCGAGCGGTTGCTCGATGAGATCCTGGGCCGCAGCGAAAAGCGGATTTCGGGAGTTGACGCATTTATGCTCTACGACACCTACGGCTTTCCGCTGGAATTGACGATGGAGGTGGCGGCCGAGCGCGGCCTCGAAGTGGATGTGCCGGCTTACGAAGAAGCGATGGAAAAGCAGCGCGAGCGGGCGCGCCGGGCGGCCAAAACGGTCGACCTCACCCAGGGAGCGAGCCTTGCCGACCTTGAGCGCACCGACTTTCTGGGCTACCGCAACGTCGCTTCTGAAGCCGTGGTCAAGCTGGTGCTCTTCGAGGGCGAACCCATCGAACGGGCGAGTGCGGGGGCAAGCGTGCAGCTGGTGCTCGATCGGACGCCTTTCTACCCCGAAGGGGGCGGCCAGATCGGCGATCGGGGCTATCTGAGCGGTCCGGACCTGCTGGTGCGCATCGAAGATGTCCAGAAGCGCGACACGGTGATTTTGCACACCGGCCGCATCGAGCGCGGGACCGTTGCCACCGGTGTCTCTGTACAGGCGCAGATCGATCTGGCCGACCGCCGCCGTTCCCAGGCCCACCACACCGCCACCCACCTGCTGCAGGCGGCTCTCAAAAAAGTGTTGGGTGAAAGTGTCCAACAGCAAGGTTCACTGGTGGCTTTCGATCGGCTGCGCTTCGACTTCTCCTGGCCCAAGGCGCTCAGCCAGGCTGAAATTCAGCAGGTCGAAGATCTGGTCAATACCTGGATTGCCGAGGCCCATACGCTCTCGCAGGAAGTGATGCCCATCGATCAGGCCAAAGCGCGCGGGGCACTCGCCTTTTTCGGCGAGAAGTACGGCTCCGAGGTGCGGGTGATCGACGTGCCAGGGGTGAGCATCGAACTGTGTGGCGGCACCCACGTGCGCAACACCGCCGAGATTGGCCTGTTCAAGATGGTCTCGGAGACGGGGATCGCCTCCGGGGTGCGCCGCATCGAAGCGGTGGCAGGACCGGCGGTGCTCGAATATCTGCGCCTGCGCGATACGGTCACCCGCCAACTCGCCGACGAATTCAAAGTCCAAGTCGAGCAGATCCCGCAGCGGGTGGCGGCCCTCACAAGCGACCTCAAGCAGGCGCAAAAGCAGATCGATGCGCTCAAAGCAGCCCTCGCCACCGCCCGCGCCGAGGCGCTTCTAGGCCAAGCGAAAGCGACTGGTAGCTTGCGGGTGCTGGTGGCCGATTTGGGCGATACCGAACCGGAAGCGCTCAAATCGGCGGCCGAGCACCTGCTCGCCAAACTGGGCGAGGGGGGTGCCGTCGTGTTGGGTTCCGCCCCGGCGGCCGACAAAGTCTCGCTCGTGGCGGCCTTCGGCAAAAACGCGATTGCCAAAGGGCTCAACGCCGGCAAGTTCGTGGGCGAGGTGGCCAAAATCACCGGCGGCGGCGGCGGCGGGCGGCCCAATCTTGCCCAGGCGGGCGGCAAGCAGCCCGAGAAGCTCAAAGATGCCCTCGACGAGGCATCTTCGAAGCTTTCCGGCGCGCTCGGCGCTTAGGCAAAAATCCCGGCCGCCGGATAGGCAAACCCAGGCAGAAGCGGACTGGTGAGCGTATCCCCCGCAAGCAATGTCGCAGCGAGCGCCAGGGAAGCTTGTTCGCGGCGGTACACTTCGACTTGCTGTGCTCGCCAATCGACCAGCCAGTACTCCCGCACACCACGCGCCGAATAAAGTCTCAGCTTCAGATCGCGGTCGCGCCGTTCGTTGTCGGCGCCCGGCGAGAGCACTTCGACCACCAGTTCCGGCGCGGCGGTGAGATGCCCGGCTTGGTCGAGGATGACCTCAAGCCGCCCACGGCTCACCCAGACCACATCGGGGATCACATTGTCCGCTTCGGTAAACAGCACACCAGGAGCGATACTCGCCTCTCCCAGCCCTGTTGCCTGAGACCAGGTATCGAGCGCTGCGCAAACCCGACCGCAAGCTTTTTGGTGGCCCCAGTGCGGCGCTCTGCTCACAAGTAACTCTCCTGCGACGATCTCATAGCGGCTGCCGTCGTCCGGCAGCAAATCCAGATCCGCCGTGGTCCAGCGCATAGAGTCGGCCTTCTGTTGGGCCACTTGGAAATTGCCTTGTGTCGACTCCCGCATTGTAGAGCGCCGGAGTGCAGGCGCTGCCAGGACGAAGCCGCGCCTGCAGCGATACGCTGGGGTCAACGACATGACGTTTCGATTTTGAGGTGATGGACACCCCCTCGTACTTCCCCTATGCCGATGGGCTGTGGCGGCTGCACATCGGCCTGGTACCACTGGATCCCAGCCGGTGGATCGAAATCGACGAGCGTTTCGGGGATTATTTGACCCTCAAGCGTCGGTTGCTTACCGAGCAGCGGGGCGAGGTGTTGATAGCGATGCCCGGAAGCGAAACCGAGCAACAGGAAGTCCTGGAACTGTTGCTTGATCATTTGCCGGAGTACTTTCCAGAGCATTACCGCCTGAAGGACAGTCGGCTCGAAAACCAGGTGACGGGCGAAATCTGGAACCCGGCGGACCACGGCTTTATGCCGCTGGAACTGGCGGCGCGGCTGGTGCAAGAAGATCTCTGTCTGCTGCGACCCATGGAGGAGGGCTATATCCTCTCGGCCGCCTGCGTCTGTTTTCCTTCGCGCTGGCTATTGACTGAAAAAGTGGGCCTGCCCCTCACCGGCATCCACGCACCCGTGCCGGGCTACGCTGAGCAGCTGGCCGGGCCGGTGGACCGGTTCTTCGAGCGCCTGCGGGTCGAAACTCCAATGTGGCGAATCAACTGGACCATCGTCGATTCACCGGAACTGTTTTTGTTGCCCGGCGGCGCGCAGCCTGATTCGCAAATAACCGCCCAGGAGGCCGGAGAACGACTCTGGATCCGCATCGAGCGCCAGACGCTGCGGCGGCTTGCCGAGAGCCGGACGGTGCTGTTCACCATCCGCACCTACATCCACCCCTTGGATATCCTGGAGCAACAGCCCGCGATGGCCCGCGCCCTCGCCACAGCCGTCCGGCAGATTCCTAAACCTATGCAGTTGTACAAGAGCATCCTGCCGGTGCGCGAAGCCTTACTGGGCTATTTGGATCGACTCGCAGGATGAGGGGTTGGAGTTTTTGCCTCACACTCTTCCTCCTCGAACCCGGCGAAGACGGCTTGATCCTTTCTCAGTACTCAAGCGCTCCGGCGCTGCGCAGCAACACCCAGAGGCGCGGGTCGTCAAAGTTGGGGATCACGAGCTTCGCTCCCAGTTCGATGAGATGCTCAGGTGGGTGGGTAGTGGCGATGCCGACGGTGGGAATGCCCGCACCCACCGCCGAGCGTACCCCCGAAGGCGAGTCCTCGAAGGCGAGCGACCGCGAAGCGCTCACCCCCAGCCGGTCGAGGGCCACCCGGTAAGGAAGCGGGTCGGGTTTGCCCGCGGCCACCTCCTCCCCCAAAACCATCGTCGGAAATGCCTTCTCCAGCTTCAACGCCCCCAACATGAAGCGGGCATTCGCGCTCGGGGCGTTGCTGACCAGGGCGTACTTGAGCCCCAGACCGTTCGCCCAGTTGAGCACATCGAGCGCCCCGGCCAGCGGTTCAAGCCCGGTGGCCAGCGCCCGAAACCGGCCTTCCTTGCGCTCGATGAACCGGTTACTTTCCTCAGGAGAAAGCGCCGGTAGCAGTTCTGCGACAATATCCGGGTTGAGCCGGCCGCTGATGCGGGCGCGGTAAAAAGCCCGGTCGATCGTCAGGCCAAATTCGTCCAACAGTTCCTGCCAGGCCTGAAAGTGCAGTGGATCGGTATCGGCAAGGGTGCCATCCAGATCAAAAAACAGTGCCGCAAGCATCGGTACCCCTCGGTGTTGCCCCCTATTGGTAGCAATGAGCAGGCTTGACGCGCTGTGCGGCGCGTCACACGCAGGTGTCCCGCCTTCAATCGGCTTCGGCGTCCTCAGCGAGCCGCAACCCCACGCCAATCTGCTGACGGAACCAGATACGCGCGTTGGCAACCGCAGAACTCATGCCTTCCGATTGAGCAAGCTGTATAAAGCTTGTCAGCTGCAGGGCCGGTACGCACTCAAAAGCAAGGCTGGTTTGGGATTCTACGTAGAGATTTTGCTGCAGGTGATAGATACTCAACTGGTTGCCGTCGTATATCCATAACTCGGGTATTCCGAGCGCCGCATAGATAGGGAGTTTCCCCTTTGACGAGTTGGTAATATCGACTTCAATCATCAAGTCAGGCGGTGGATCCACCGACAAATCAATCTTTTCTTTACCTCGAATAGACAGTTCGTTTTGTATGTAAAAGCAACTGTCGGGCTCTATACCGCTAGCGACAAACTCACCCTCCCAAAGAGTTGAGCCAAGGCTTTCCACAGCTACGTTTAATTCTTCGCAAAGAGCGACGATAAGCCTCTCAAGCAGACGGTTAACCCATTCATGCTTCTTCGAGGGGCTCATAAGAATAAGCGTTCCCCGGTAGTAAGCCAAGCGCACAGAGCGCCCCTCAGGCAACGCTTTAAGGATGGACTGGAAAGCCTGCCAGGTGACATCGTGCAGAACAATGGTGTGATCCTGTTCAGCTGTTGAAGTATTCCAAGTTGCATCTGAGATCTTGATCACTGATTTTTCTTCAACACATCCAGTAGATAGTTCACCGTTTGTGGACTTTCGTGCCGATTCTATTTTGTAAACCCACTTCTCATAACCACGGTTTGGAAGACGAAAAGCCCTTCAAGAGTACACCATGAGCTGCATTCAAGGCTCGCGGGGCCTGCGGATCTGGTCGATAATCTCACGGGCGGCTTCGCGGCCTCCCAGGCCGAAGGCGATGCCGCCGCTGATCGTCACCAGACCGACAATACCGCCTATCAAAATGTAAATCACTACCCGCGAGATGCCCAGCTCCGCAAGCGCCGCCAGAAGCGCCAGACCGTAGATCAAAGCCTGGGTGGCGGAACCGACGTAGGCGTAGCTTGCAGGCAGGCTTGCCACGATGATGCGGCGCAGGAGCGAACCGAGCACCACCGCCAGCAGCACAATGGCAAGAGCCGAGAGAATCTGGGGCACATAGGTGAACAAACCGCTCACGAACTGCTCGACCTGGGGCAGGTTGGCCGCGTCGGCCGCGAGCAGTACCGAGGTGACAAACAAAAACCAGTAGGTCACCTGGCCGCTCAGGCGCGGCGCGTCGATGCGCAGCGTCGTGTTCTCGAATAGTTGCAGATTAAAATTTTCCCC
Protein-coding sequences here:
- a CDS encoding ISL3 family transposase, with protein sequence MWRHSQKKDWDAVVRISIDEFGMRRGHDFKTVVSNIETGELLEVVDSHKQKEIIENLSRQASSVREAVEEVSIDMWGGFTKVVQQVFPNAVIVYDRFHVMRMVVSEVKKIARQCGIGKRKEQCCLLKNGKDLSVEESEKLEAALQRDKRLRQAYEYKEEFRLIYEESQTVEEGQRNLEAWLLKVRKVYGKVVQTISEHFEGICNYFISRSSSGVMEGINNRIKLIKRQGYGFTNFENLRLRLLACFTGKGSPSH
- a CDS encoding helix-turn-helix domain-containing protein; translation: MGLEITELLELPNIYVESYSKTDKGWLLQLRPLSDGMRCPGCGRFIDRVHQAPKVIIRDLAILKRPVHLQIPRRQFHCPDCQRYATEQLEFVDWRRRHTRRFEQDVYERVQHSSLEQIAREEGISPEEVRGIFEHVAAQSKKRLGRSGTHKHR
- a CDS encoding RelA/SpoT domain-containing protein, with protein sequence MNFETYVKKRADYADLAQTVVNILHATILALPGLRLQQVQHRAKEPESLRKKLIKDGKLETESLETDVKDLAGCRLVFYTNSDVSRFLSSDIVRENFEIDWDRTKIHHPRGDASSASEHFISNNYVVKLKPQRTALAEYSRFADMWCEVQVQTTLNHAWSEMAHDTIYKKPELNGKFGSRLMQAIEKRMKAIMRDYLLPAGYEFQKVLADFERLSSGKELFARGALPALVDCEDNNARHELIERFAEYVLPYYDDIAGVQADIRSAVVEAVKQARTTPTRPIETPFGDLPGRTVEQITDVAADIIDKLRYHDVEATFDAICNLYPGVLSEWERHRWLESAKHLAEHNWWVWKQVGSQVQYRLVEKIRSMSLGSPETSV
- a CDS encoding alanine--tRNA ligase-related protein: MEESRAQGQPEAAATADRNGEAKTVFVGHRTLAAPAQVLGILAGGKPCAEAGAGAEVVVVLSHSPFLAEGSGQACDQGVLAAENLVVAVEAVRRQGAVYLHKGKVQRGELKVGATVQAQVNAVRRRLVQTHHSAIHLLHAALRRVLGAEIEQRGALAGPDRLRFEFATPRPLGEQEVARVEQVVNLWVLEGHPLGVETMPAEKARQIGALPFPGERYGEQVRVVGAPEIGFELCGGTHVSNTVEIGPFKIVGESEPEAGVRRIEAVAGLAVLDYLRAHEQITRVLSTQFQAPLAQLPERLGAVLSQAQRAISQVEGLKVALALARCEACLGEVEQYGQYRVLVADLGDTEPAALAAAAEGTLSKLSEGTVVLGSTPGADAVAFAVAFSPKAVGLGLNAGQFAAALAQLTGGGDTQGNAQIAQAGGRQPTRLKAALDLAFAKLYDTFNDT
- the alaS gene encoding alanine--tRNA ligase codes for the protein MPTVLSGNAIREKFLQFFESKQHRRLPSASLVPDDPTVLLTIAGMLPFKPVFMGKRERPAPRVTTSQKCVRTNDIENVGRTARHHTFFEMLGNFSFGDYFKREAIGWAWELVTGVFELPPERLWVSVYEEDEEAFDLWQEVAGLPPVRVRMMGADSNFWESGPTGPCGPCSEIYYDFHPERGEGEIDLDDDSRFLEIYNLVFMQLNRDSEGTFSELPRKNIDTGLGLERMAQVLQGVPNNYETDLVFPIIRKAEALSGLDYFKAGDEQKISFKIIGDHTRAAVHLVADGVLPGNLGRGYILRRLIRRMVRHGRMLGIAGSFLPQMATVAVELMGGAYPNLLESREVILTRLASEESQFLQTLETGERLLDEILGRSEKRISGVDAFMLYDTYGFPLELTMEVAAERGLEVDVPAYEEAMEKQRERARRAAKTVDLTQGASLADLERTDFLGYRNVASEAVVKLVLFEGEPIERASAGASVQLVLDRTPFYPEGGGQIGDRGYLSGPDLLVRIEDVQKRDTVILHTGRIERGTVATGVSVQAQIDLADRRRSQAHHTATHLLQAALKKVLGESVQQQGSLVAFDRLRFDFSWPKALSQAEIQQVEDLVNTWIAEAHTLSQEVMPIDQAKARGALAFFGEKYGSEVRVIDVPGVSIELCGGTHVRNTAEIGLFKMVSETGIASGVRRIEAVAGPAVLEYLRLRDTVTRQLADEFKVQVEQIPQRVAALTSDLKQAQKQIDALKAALATARAEALLGQAKATGSLRVLVADLGDTEPEALKSAAEHLLAKLGEGGAVVLGSAPAADKVSLVAAFGKNAIAKGLNAGKFVGEVAKITGGGGGGRPNLAQAGGKQPEKLKDALDEASSKLSGALGA
- a CDS encoding Uma2 family endonuclease, producing the protein MRWTTADLDLLPDDGSRYEIVAGELLVSRAPHWGHQKACGRVCAALDTWSQATGLGEASIAPGVLFTEADNVIPDVVWVSRGRLEVILDQAGHLTAAPELVVEVLSPGADNERRDRDLKLRLYSARGVREYWLVDWRAQQVEVYRREQASLALAATLLAGDTLTSPLLPGFAYPAAGIFA
- a CDS encoding heme-dependent oxidative N-demethylase family protein, giving the protein MDTPSYFPYADGLWRLHIGLVPLDPSRWIEIDERFGDYLTLKRRLLTEQRGEVLIAMPGSETEQQEVLELLLDHLPEYFPEHYRLKDSRLENQVTGEIWNPADHGFMPLELAARLVQEDLCLLRPMEEGYILSAACVCFPSRWLLTEKVGLPLTGIHAPVPGYAEQLAGPVDRFFERLRVETPMWRINWTIVDSPELFLLPGGAQPDSQITAQEAGERLWIRIERQTLRRLAESRTVLFTIRTYIHPLDILEQQPAMARALATAVRQIPKPMQLYKSILPVREALLGYLDRLAG
- a CDS encoding HAD family hydrolase, giving the protein MLAALFFDLDGTLADTDPLHFQAWQELLDEFGLTIDRAFYRARISGRLNPDIVAELLPALSPEESNRFIERKEGRFRALATGLEPLAGALDVLNWANGLGLKYALVSNAPSANARFMLGALKLEKAFPTMVLGEEVAAGKPDPLPYRVALDRLGVSASRSLAFEDSPSGVRSAVGAGIPTVGIATTHPPEHLIELGAKLVIPNFDDPRLWVLLRSAGALEY
- a CDS encoding Uma2 family endonuclease, yielding MIKISDATWNTSTAEQDHTIVLHDVTWQAFQSILKALPEGRSVRLAYYRGTLILMSPSKKHEWVNRLLERLIVALCEELNVAVESLGSTLWEGEFVASGIEPDSCFYIQNELSIRGKEKIDLSVDPPPDLMIEVDITNSSKGKLPIYAALGIPELWIYDGNQLSIYHLQQNLYVESQTSLAFECVPALQLTSFIQLAQSEGMSSAVANARIWFRQQIGVGLRLAEDAEAD
- a CDS encoding mechanosensitive ion channel family protein, which translates into the protein MENGSWQQVLTRFQQSILDLLFLYLPNLIGALLIFLVGWLIAGVASRLISGILQRVNFQKLLGENFNLQLFENTTLRIDAPRLSGQVTYWFLFVTSVLLAADAANLPQVEQFVSGLFTYVPQILSALAIVLLAVVLGSLLRRIIVASLPASYAYVGSATQALIYGLALLAALAELGISRVVIYILIGGIVGLVTISGGIAFGLGGREAAREIIDQIRRPREP